In Stieleria varia, one genomic interval encodes:
- a CDS encoding ISKra4 family transposase, whose translation MSVEHSSDIDNPTSSSFPQSPEQIAEKLQQCGDTIREHVVNASKCGQSFDETERAVWNLVLKTGFLAMELFTKLQGKGDLGDQAVSESGKTLRRSEKPTDTVVRSIFGEHAFQQYTYSPGKNKRIELHPISARMQLPEHRWSYLLQEFSQMFCVESAFNQAADNLELVFGAKFSIDTLEQTSQRMGVQADAFLDDLPTPKKKDEAELLVASADCKGVPLIKDDAAKVAAFETAKKRPGNRRMATVTSAYTVDPYVRTAEQIVAALFRDDKEPGTQSRKSKKKRPRPKHKHTSAHFPATFVDDDTEVPISGIHEGIAWLADQVSVRRKKLQVIILLMDGQQSLWEVAQLHLGDDPLVVPILDIIHVATYVWEASSLFEKSSEKRAAFTRERLLKILRGEVNGVIRGLRRMGSLGKLKGDKLKDLRRICGYFEKHKDRMRYDEYLAAGYPIASGVIEGACGHLVKDRMERSGMRWTLEAARSMLNVRAVFQSDYWDKFCKQRVTELSESTHPNRNMVCHYTPLTMAC comes from the coding sequence ATGAGCGTCGAACATTCAAGCGATATTGACAACCCCACTTCGTCTTCTTTTCCGCAGTCGCCCGAGCAAATCGCCGAGAAACTGCAGCAGTGCGGCGACACCATCCGAGAACACGTCGTCAATGCTTCTAAATGCGGCCAGTCTTTCGATGAAACCGAGCGTGCCGTGTGGAATCTTGTCTTGAAAACCGGCTTTCTGGCGATGGAGCTCTTCACCAAACTCCAAGGCAAGGGGGACCTTGGTGATCAAGCGGTCAGCGAATCAGGCAAAACACTGCGACGCAGCGAGAAACCGACCGACACGGTGGTTCGGTCGATTTTCGGTGAACACGCCTTTCAACAGTACACCTACAGCCCGGGAAAGAACAAGAGAATCGAACTGCATCCGATCAGCGCCCGCATGCAACTGCCGGAGCACCGCTGGTCGTACCTGCTCCAAGAGTTCTCCCAAATGTTCTGCGTCGAATCCGCATTCAACCAGGCCGCTGATAATCTCGAACTCGTTTTCGGAGCGAAATTCTCGATCGACACGCTCGAACAGACCAGCCAGAGAATGGGGGTCCAGGCCGATGCCTTTCTGGACGACTTGCCGACGCCCAAAAAGAAGGATGAAGCCGAGCTTCTCGTCGCTTCGGCCGACTGCAAGGGCGTTCCCTTGATCAAAGACGATGCCGCCAAAGTGGCTGCTTTTGAGACAGCAAAGAAACGGCCCGGAAACCGTCGCATGGCAACGGTCACGAGTGCTTACACCGTCGATCCCTATGTTCGCACAGCCGAGCAAATTGTCGCTGCCTTGTTCCGTGATGACAAAGAACCCGGCACGCAATCACGCAAGAGCAAAAAGAAACGACCGCGGCCAAAGCACAAGCATACATCGGCTCACTTTCCCGCGACCTTCGTGGACGACGATACGGAGGTTCCCATCAGCGGTATCCACGAGGGGATCGCATGGCTCGCAGATCAAGTCAGTGTCCGCCGAAAGAAACTCCAAGTGATCATTCTGTTAATGGACGGTCAGCAGAGCCTCTGGGAAGTCGCGCAGTTACACTTAGGCGACGATCCATTAGTGGTGCCAATCTTGGACATCATTCACGTAGCGACTTACGTGTGGGAGGCTTCGTCATTGTTCGAGAAATCCAGCGAAAAGCGAGCAGCGTTTACGCGGGAGCGATTGCTGAAAATCCTGCGTGGTGAGGTCAACGGGGTGATCCGAGGGCTACGTCGAATGGGTTCGCTTGGGAAACTCAAGGGCGATAAACTCAAAGACCTTCGACGCATCTGTGGTTACTTCGAGAAACACAAGGATCGGATGCGTTACGACGAATATCTTGCTGCAGGCTACCCGATTGCCTCGGGTGTGATCGAAGGCGCGTGCGGGCACTTGGTAAAGGACCGCATGGAACGAAGCGGGATGCGTTGGACGCTGGAAGCTGCACGGAGCATGCTCAACGTGCGGGCGGTATTTCAGAGTGACTACTGGGATAAATTCTGCAAACAGCGAGTCACGGAGTTGAGCGAGAGCACCCATCCAAACCGTAACATGGTCTGCCACTACACTCCGCTTACCATGGCATGTTAA
- a CDS encoding FG-GAP-like repeat-containing protein has translation MPVTLQQKVEPGNDEYTTKLDQAERLLIAGQLQEVEPIVAELLLQDERNPRANLIAGIFFKLQGRSADAKSILRPLSERDSSVGAIAKLHLCEILLRGGEVGLAIETFEALKNSKWTSNQDRHAAARVLNELGYRHDANEQIRALLRFGEATLEELRCLAAPERAYFPFATKPGVESIPKFGLLNVARCLHSEGDIRDAVEIIRESEELADGNPVVVAYWGQLLLESQQFDLLDEWVASTESKLQRYPSYWLAVGGWAMRRKDFTSAVRCFAEAICREPASVSAHDQLALAFAGLGDLQNETRFRSRATEVESALLQTRKVIESPVANWSDVVDLTVMLRGLDRPFEAICWAKLGAQRFGLSADHLTKIETARQNELRTESSTSSLKSRLCGIEIDRYALKIDDVIAAELGSKKSKGGIESAKLEMKCLPPKFVNVAEQTGIHFLYRNSAPPIQRAFRIYEAYGAGIAAIDYDQDGAVDFYLGQGAADLPDGPASDANELFRNLRGRFQSVGAETGSNDFGYTFGVTSGDINQDGFPDIVVGNMGENTILINQGDGTFVSHAPGTDSWRESYFTASVAIADVSGDNVPDVIEVNYLDDKSIYEKVNIAPNGVIANGPRPLQFIPAVDRVFVSDRQGDFISQKLGDGGSSDAATGLGLVVTDIDDDGKIDLYIANDLMPNFYWKPTFEKDSAVNSLKFIDQAVAKGVAIGNQGMPLGSMGIASADFDGNGLLDLHVTNFYNQWSNHYIQRSDSGFNDQALPSQLDTATYPMVGFGVEALDYDNNSTIDLVIGNGHIEDIGDGSEFRMPTQIFSGNGTTFEQMNVDGDPYWNRPHLARSLITCDWNRDGRIDVAVSDLLEPFVLLENRTQSQRNKWIQLRLVGTETERDAIGTRVQVSYTLAGSSRMFTQFVTTGDGYMCRNEPILSFGGETMPAGVDISIRWTSGMIQEISNVLVNHRYLIVEGDDAVYFD, from the coding sequence TTGCCGGTCACACTCCAACAAAAGGTGGAGCCTGGGAACGACGAATATACGACGAAGCTGGATCAAGCGGAGCGGCTATTGATCGCCGGACAGCTTCAGGAAGTCGAGCCGATTGTAGCAGAGCTGTTGTTGCAGGACGAGAGAAACCCAAGAGCCAACCTGATCGCTGGAATTTTCTTTAAGCTTCAGGGGCGATCTGCCGACGCGAAGTCAATCTTGCGGCCGTTGTCAGAAAGGGATTCGAGCGTGGGTGCCATCGCAAAGTTGCATCTATGTGAAATCCTTTTACGTGGTGGTGAGGTGGGACTTGCTATCGAGACGTTTGAAGCGTTGAAGAATTCCAAATGGACGTCGAACCAGGACCGACATGCTGCGGCGCGGGTGTTGAATGAGCTAGGGTACCGGCATGATGCAAACGAGCAGATAAGAGCTTTGCTAAGGTTCGGGGAAGCGACGCTGGAAGAGTTGAGGTGTTTGGCTGCTCCCGAACGAGCTTATTTCCCTTTTGCGACAAAGCCTGGGGTTGAGTCGATTCCAAAGTTTGGATTGTTGAACGTCGCTAGGTGCCTGCACTCGGAGGGTGACATCCGTGATGCGGTCGAGATCATTCGCGAAAGCGAAGAACTCGCAGATGGGAATCCGGTTGTTGTTGCTTACTGGGGGCAACTTCTACTCGAATCACAGCAGTTTGACTTGCTCGACGAGTGGGTTGCCAGCACGGAAAGTAAATTGCAGCGTTATCCATCGTACTGGCTCGCCGTCGGAGGTTGGGCGATGAGGCGCAAGGATTTCACGAGTGCAGTGCGCTGTTTTGCGGAGGCGATTTGTCGTGAGCCAGCAAGCGTTTCGGCACACGATCAGTTGGCATTGGCGTTCGCGGGACTTGGGGATCTGCAGAACGAGACCCGTTTTCGCAGTCGAGCCACGGAAGTCGAGTCAGCTCTGTTGCAAACTCGAAAGGTCATTGAGAGCCCTGTTGCGAACTGGAGTGATGTTGTTGATCTGACCGTAATGCTTCGTGGTTTGGATCGACCGTTCGAAGCTATCTGTTGGGCAAAACTTGGAGCCCAGCGTTTCGGTCTGTCCGCAGATCATCTGACAAAAATCGAAACAGCACGGCAGAATGAATTGCGAACTGAATCATCAACAAGCTCACTGAAATCTAGACTGTGTGGAATCGAGATCGACCGATACGCATTGAAGATCGACGACGTGATTGCTGCCGAACTTGGAAGCAAGAAATCGAAAGGGGGGATTGAATCGGCGAAGCTTGAAATGAAGTGTTTGCCACCGAAATTCGTCAATGTGGCGGAGCAGACCGGAATTCACTTTCTGTATCGAAACTCTGCTCCTCCGATCCAACGAGCTTTTCGCATTTACGAGGCGTATGGCGCGGGTATCGCCGCAATCGATTATGACCAAGACGGCGCGGTTGACTTTTACCTAGGACAGGGAGCTGCCGATTTGCCTGATGGCCCAGCCTCTGACGCTAATGAGCTTTTTCGCAATCTTAGAGGCAGATTTCAATCGGTCGGTGCGGAAACTGGCAGTAACGATTTTGGGTACACGTTTGGGGTAACATCGGGAGACATTAATCAAGACGGCTTTCCTGATATTGTCGTCGGGAACATGGGCGAAAATACCATTTTGATCAATCAAGGGGATGGGACATTTGTTTCTCATGCCCCTGGGACGGACTCCTGGAGAGAATCTTATTTCACGGCATCCGTTGCGATCGCGGATGTTTCAGGTGACAACGTTCCTGATGTCATCGAAGTCAATTACTTGGACGACAAATCGATCTACGAGAAAGTAAACATCGCCCCCAATGGGGTGATTGCGAACGGGCCCAGGCCATTGCAGTTCATTCCTGCAGTCGACAGAGTATTTGTCTCAGACCGCCAAGGTGATTTCATCTCGCAGAAGCTTGGTGACGGCGGAAGTTCCGACGCTGCGACAGGACTTGGATTAGTCGTCACAGACATTGATGACGACGGCAAGATCGATCTTTATATCGCGAACGACTTGATGCCGAACTTCTACTGGAAACCTACTTTTGAAAAAGACTCGGCAGTAAATTCACTCAAGTTCATCGATCAAGCAGTCGCAAAAGGTGTCGCTATTGGAAACCAGGGAATGCCTCTTGGGTCCATGGGCATTGCCTCCGCTGATTTTGATGGCAACGGCTTGCTCGATCTGCACGTGACAAACTTCTACAACCAATGGTCCAATCACTACATCCAAAGATCAGACAGTGGTTTTAATGACCAAGCCCTGCCGTCACAATTGGATACTGCAACCTACCCCATGGTTGGTTTCGGTGTCGAAGCACTTGACTACGACAACAACTCCACCATCGACCTGGTCATCGGAAATGGACACATCGAGGACATCGGTGATGGAAGTGAGTTTCGTATGCCGACGCAGATTTTTTCTGGGAATGGGACAACCTTCGAGCAAATGAATGTCGATGGCGATCCCTATTGGAATAGGCCGCATCTTGCACGTAGCCTGATCACTTGTGATTGGAATCGCGACGGACGTATCGACGTTGCGGTCTCAGATCTATTAGAGCCGTTTGTTCTCCTGGAGAATCGCACCCAGAGCCAACGCAACAAATGGATTCAACTTCGGCTCGTCGGGACGGAGACTGAACGGGATGCGATTGGCACTCGTGTTCAGGTCTCCTACACCTTGGCAGGTTCCTCTCGTATGTTTACTCAATTTGTAACGACTGGAGACGGCTACATGTGTCGCAATGAGCCGATCCTGTCATTTGGTGGCGAGACGATGCCCGCTGGAGTTGACATTAGTATCCGTTGGACCAGCGGGATGATTCAGGAAATTTCAAATGTTCTCGTTAATCATCGATATCTCATTGTCGAGGGCGATGATGCGGTGTATTTCGATTGA
- a CDS encoding M48 family metalloprotease: MEQIRKEFEGKVPRNLFNIGYRISLLAVAFLMLLLPVLYLSVIAGAGIGLYYYFTEVMPGLMETLPRGRGAVFAMMIYVTPIVGGLIMIVFMIKPVFFTLVPERAQRKRSLTKASEPDLFELVDHICGVTRSPKPKRIDIDYDVNASASLRNGFWSLFRQDLVLTIGAPLIAGMNLRQLTGVLAHEFGHFAQGGGMKSVYVIRMINSWFARVVYQRDQLDEQLDSAIENGDWRISMILLVGKLFVYLSRMILWLFMMIAHAVSCIMMQQMEYDADRYEAFVSGSDYFAETHKRILQLSLGQQGTIKAVIEGLESRHLLGDLPKLTSSFAEQVSARDLQKMDKANEESTGLLSTHPSHTSRIKAAKKLNAPGMFHIERPAREVFRNFEGLCQGASVDFYRNEFGVLVKPEQLVSWDDE; this comes from the coding sequence ATGGAGCAGATACGCAAAGAATTTGAGGGCAAGGTTCCCAGGAACCTGTTCAACATCGGTTATCGCATCTCGCTCTTGGCCGTCGCGTTTCTGATGCTGCTCTTGCCCGTGCTTTATCTCAGTGTGATCGCGGGTGCCGGGATCGGGCTCTATTACTATTTCACGGAGGTCATGCCGGGGTTGATGGAGACCCTGCCGCGTGGTCGTGGGGCAGTGTTTGCGATGATGATCTACGTCACACCCATCGTTGGCGGCCTGATCATGATCGTGTTCATGATCAAGCCGGTATTCTTCACGCTGGTCCCCGAGCGTGCACAGCGAAAGCGATCACTCACCAAAGCGTCAGAGCCGGACTTGTTTGAGCTGGTTGACCACATTTGCGGAGTGACGCGGAGTCCCAAGCCGAAGCGGATCGACATCGACTACGACGTGAACGCATCGGCCTCATTGCGAAACGGTTTCTGGAGTTTGTTTCGTCAAGACCTTGTATTGACGATTGGTGCTCCGTTGATAGCAGGGATGAATCTGCGTCAGCTTACGGGCGTTCTTGCTCATGAATTTGGACACTTTGCCCAAGGTGGCGGTATGAAATCCGTCTACGTCATTCGCATGATCAATTCATGGTTTGCACGTGTCGTCTATCAACGCGATCAATTGGATGAGCAGCTCGACAGCGCCATCGAAAATGGTGACTGGCGGATTTCCATGATTTTGCTGGTCGGAAAACTGTTTGTCTATCTCAGCCGGATGATCCTCTGGCTCTTCATGATGATCGCTCACGCAGTCAGTTGCATCATGATGCAACAAATGGAGTACGATGCGGATCGCTATGAAGCGTTTGTGAGTGGCAGCGACTACTTTGCCGAGACTCACAAACGCATTCTGCAGCTTAGTTTGGGTCAGCAAGGGACGATCAAGGCGGTGATAGAAGGCCTGGAAAGTCGGCATTTATTGGGCGACTTGCCGAAGCTGACGTCTTCTTTTGCAGAACAGGTCAGCGCTCGTGACCTGCAAAAAATGGACAAGGCAAACGAGGAAAGCACTGGTTTGTTGTCGACGCACCCGTCACACACCAGCAGGATCAAGGCGGCCAAAAAACTGAATGCGCCAGGTATGTTTCACATCGAGCGTCCGGCTCGCGAAGTGTTTCGTAACTTTGAGGGACTTTGCCAAGGAGCCTCGGTCGATTTCTATCGCAACGAGTTTGGAGTGTTGGTCAAACCCGAGCAGTTGGTTTCGTGGGACGATGAATAA
- a CDS encoding ECF-type sigma factor gives MNQPEHEVSMLLQQLKDGDESVKEQLFVGLQDELRQMAAALMRRERADHTLQATALVNEACLKLLDSSAIGNATDRRYFFGMANRAMRQILVDHARKRQTNKRGGDYQRGSLDIVLDNFEASNGCRFIELEASLDELEKSSPRQREVVELRFFSGLSIPEVAEVLGVSEGTVERDWRMARAKLYQQLRDDESSTQGNP, from the coding sequence ATGAATCAGCCAGAACACGAAGTCTCGATGCTGCTGCAACAACTCAAGGACGGTGACGAGTCGGTCAAGGAGCAATTGTTCGTCGGGCTCCAGGACGAATTACGGCAGATGGCGGCCGCGCTGATGCGACGCGAACGCGCCGACCATACGTTGCAAGCAACCGCATTGGTGAACGAAGCATGCTTGAAACTGCTGGACTCCTCGGCCATCGGAAACGCCACCGATCGCAGGTACTTTTTCGGGATGGCCAACCGTGCGATGCGTCAGATCCTGGTCGATCACGCACGCAAACGTCAGACGAATAAACGAGGCGGCGACTACCAGCGAGGATCGTTGGACATCGTGCTGGATAATTTCGAAGCCAGCAATGGTTGCCGGTTCATCGAACTGGAGGCCTCGCTGGACGAATTGGAGAAGTCATCTCCGCGACAGCGCGAAGTCGTGGAACTGCGTTTCTTTTCCGGACTATCCATCCCAGAGGTCGCCGAAGTCCTGGGGGTCAGCGAGGGGACGGTCGAACGGGATTGGCGGATGGCTCGTGCAAAGTTGTACCAGCAATTGCGTGACGACGAATCCTCGACTCAAGGAAACCCGTAG